From a region of the Acomys russatus chromosome 4, mAcoRus1.1, whole genome shotgun sequence genome:
- the Snph gene encoding syntaphilin isoform X6, which produces MAMSLPGSRRASAGSRRRSMKYTLCSDNHGIKPPTPEQYLTPLQQKEVCIRHLRARLKDTQDRLQDRDTEIDDLKTQLSRMQEDWIEEECHRVEAQLALKEARKEIRQLKQVIDTVKNNLIGKDTGLQKYFVDINIQNKKLETLLHSMEVAQNGIAKEEGTGESAGGSPARSLTRSSTYTKLSDPAVCGDRQPGDPSTASAEDGAESGFVAADDTLSRTDALEASSLLSSGVDCGFEEASLHSSFNLGPRFPASNTYEKLLCGMEAAVQASCMQERAIQTDFVQNQPDLNTILEKVGQAQGCGSVPKDRHSELDRHPSGPRDPNSAVVVTVGDELEAPEPVTCGPATHQPAANSNLGLPVSVVCPVEEEQEAATTTEKEPKSYWSRHYIVDLLAVVVPAVPTVAWLCRSQRRQGQPIYNISSLLRGCCTVALHSIRRISCRSLSQPSSSSAGGSQL; this is translated from the exons AAACCTCCCACCCCGGAGCAGTACCTGACGCCACTGCAGCAAAAGGAGGTTTGCATCAGGCACCTGAGGGCCCGGCTCAAGGACACACAGGACCGGCTCCAGGACCG ggacacagagatcGATGACCTGAAGACGCAGCTGTCCCGCATGCAGGAGGACTGGATTGAGGAGGAGTGCCACCGCGTAGAAGCCCAGCTGGCTCTGAAAGAGGCCCGCAAGGAGATCAGGCAGCTCAAGCAGGTCATCGATACTGTCAAGAACAACCTGATAGGCAAGGACACGGGACTACAGAAGTACTTTGTGGACATTAACATCCAGAACAAGAAGCTAGAGACTCTGCTGCACAGCATGGAGGTGGCCCAGAACGGGATAGCCAAGGAGGAAGGAACCGGGGAGTCCGCTGGTGGGTCCCCTGCACGCTCCCTCACCCGAAGCTCCACCTACACTAAGCTGAGTGACCCAGCCGTTTGCGGGGACCGCCAGCCAGGGGATCCCTCCACCGCCTCTGCTGAAGACGGAGCTGAGAGTGGATTCGTGGCTGCCGACGACACATTGAGTCGGACGGACGCCCTGGAAGCCAGTAGCCTGCTGTCATCAGGAGTGGACTGTGGCTTTGAGGAAGCCTCACTGCACAGCTCCTTCAACCTGGGGCCCCGCTTCCCTGCCAGCAACACCTATGAGAAGCTCCTGTGTGGCATGGAGGCTGCTGTGCAGGCCAGCTGCATGCAGGAGAGAGCCATCCAGACAGACTTTGTGCAGAACCAGCCTGACCTCAACACCATCCTAGAGAAAGTGGGCCAGGCTCAGGGGTGTGGTTCAGTCCCCAAGGACAGGCACTCAGAGCTGGATCGCCACCCCTCAGGGCCCAGAGACCCCAACTCAGCAGTGGTGGTGACAGTAGGTGACGAGCTTGAGGCCCCAGAGCCCGTCACCTGTGGGCCAGCTACACACCAGCCTGCAGCCAACTCTAACCTGGGACTGCCAGTGAGTGTGGTGTGTCCCgtggaagaggagcaggaggcagctacCACCACCGAAAAGGAACCCAAGAGTTACTGGAGCCGCCACTACATCGTGGATCTGCTGGCTGTGGTTGTGCCAGCTGTGCCAACGGTGGCCTGGCTCTGCCGCTCCCAGCGGCGTCAGGGCCAGCCCATTTACAACATCAGCTCCCTGCTGAGGGGCTGCTGCACGGTGGCCTTGCACTCCATCCGTAGAATCAGCTGCCGCTCACTGAGCCAGCCAAGCTCCAGCTCAGCAGGTggctcccagctctga
- the Sdcbp2 gene encoding syntenin-2 codes for MSVLYPSLEDLKVGQVIQAQARASPMMPTLSAPMASAPPLSELYPNLAELESYMGLSLSSQEVQKDLPQIPDGDNTMVTSPGPGQVVAPVSGNNLGVLRAEIKPGVREIHLCKDERGKTGLRLQAVDKGLFVQLVQANTPASLVGLRFGDQILQIDGCDCAGWSTHKAHKALKKASAEKIVMVVRDRPLQRTVTMHKDSSGQVGFFIKKGKIVSVVKGSSAARNGLLTNHYVCEVNGQNVIGLKDKMITEILTTAGNVITLTIIPTVIYEHMIKKLSPLLLQHTMDHSVPDI; via the exons ATGTCCGTCCTGTACCCATCTCTGGAGGACCTGAAGGTGGGCCAAGTCATCCAG GCCCAGGCCAGAGCCTCACCCATGATGCCCACCCTGTCGGCCCCGATGGCTTCTGCACCCCCACTTTCAG AGTTGTATCCAAACTTGGCAGAACTGGAGAGTTACATGGGGCTGTCCCTCTCTAGCCAAGAAGTTCAGAAGGACCTGCCTCAGATTCCAGATGGTGACAAT ACCATGGTCACTAGCCCTGGGCCTGGCCAGGTGGTAGCACCtgtatctggaaacaacctgggtGTGCTGCGTGCAGAGATCAAGCCTGGGGTGCGTGAAATCCACCTGTGCAAGGATGAGCGTGGCAAGACCGGACTGCGCCTGCAGGCTGTGGACAAG GGGCTCTTTGTACAGCTGGTCCAGGCCAACACCCCTGCATCCCTTGTGGGGCTGCGCTTTGGGGACCAGATCCTGCAGATTGACGGGTGTGACTGTGCCGGGTGGAGCACACACAAAGCTCACAAAGCATTGAAGAAGGCATCCGCGGAGAAGATCGTCATGGTTGTCCGGGACAG GCCACTCCAGCGGACTGTCACTATGCACAAGGACAGCTCAGGCCAAGTTGGCTTCTTCATCAAGAAGGGGAAGATTGTGTCTGTGGTAAAGGGAAGCTCTGCAGCCCGGAATGGACTGCTCACCAACCACTACGTGTGTGAGGTGAACGGACAGAACGTCATCGGGCTAAAG GACAAAATGATTACAGAGATTCTCACCACAGCTGGCAATGTCATCACACTGACCATCATTCCCACTGTGATCTACGAGCACATGATCAAAAA GTTGTCCCCACTGCTGCTTCAGCACACCATGGATCATTCGGTTCCAGACATCTAA